The Flavobacterium johnsoniae UW101 genomic interval AGAATGAAAATTTTAAAGGTCTTTTTTCAACAGGTAAAATAGCTCTTTTGGAATCAATTGAGAATAGTTTTGATCTGGAAATATTTAAAGATTCTTTTTTAAACTTTCAAGACTTCAAAAATAAAATACCATTTGGAATAGCTGTAAATGATACTGACAGCGATATTCTGGATATAGCCGGAACTTTATTTGTTTTTGATTTTAAAAGTAACACGCCTTCATTAAAAATTGTATGTAAAGGAGAAATGATTGATAATGATCTGTTGTATGTTTTTGCAGATAATTTTAATAAACTATTAAGCGAAATACTTCAAAATTTATATGAACCAATAAACAAATTAGAGTTTAGAGGAAATAAAGAACAGCAGCTTTTAAATACAATAAATCTGCCGGAAACTGATTTTTCATTAAATAAAAACATTATCGAACTTCTTGCGGAGCAGTGCAAAAACCAAGCTGAAAAAATTGCCATTTCCTGCAAAGAGCAACACATTACGTATAAAGAATTAGATCAAAAAACGAACAAACTTGCACGTTATATTCAGAATGAATTTTCTGCAGGAAAAGACGACCTTTTTGGTATAATGCTTTCAAGATCCATTAATATGGTAAGCGGTATTCTTTCTGTTTGGAAAACAGGAAGTGCCTACGTGCCGGTTGCTGTAAATCTTGGTGATGATGCTTTGCAGCATATTATCGAAAATTCAAATCTTAAAGCTGTAATTACAGATGACAGCAGCGTTTTGGAACAGCTTAAAAGATTGCCTATTGACGTTCCTGTTATTGATTTAAAGGCTGTTGAACCTGTTTTAAAAGACCTATCAGATCTTCCGTTAAATGTTACAATCGGGTCAGAAGACCTTGCTTATGTAATTTACACCAGCGGCTCTACTGGAAGACCAAAAGGAGCGATGATTGAACATTATGGAATGTTAAATCATATTCTGTCTAAGGTTACAGAAATGAACATTCATGAAGAAAGTGTTGTAGCACAAAATGCACCGCATACTTTTGATATTTCTGTCTGGCAGTTTTTTGCACCTTTAGCAGCAGGAGCAACTAGTGTAATATACGATGAAGAAACGATTCTTGAGATTAACGAATTTGTAAACAGTATAGCAAAAGACAAGGTTACATTACTGGAATTAGTGCCTTCTTATTTATTGGAAATTCTCAATTACCTTGAAAATGAAGATAATGAAATTACGCTTCACCTCGATACACTGATCTTAAATGCTGAAACTTTAACCAAAGCAATGGTTAAAAGATGGCTGGATGCTTACCCGCAGATACCAATTGTAAATACATACGGAGCTACTGAAGTTTCTGATGATATGTCGCATTTTTTCATGCAGGAAGTTCCTCAAAGTTATTCTGTTCCGGTAATGAAACAGCCTATACAAAATTTTGAGGTTCATATTCTTGACGAAAATAGAGAAAGAGTTCCAGTTGGGGTTAAAGGTGAAATCTACCTGGCAGGTCCATGCGTAGGAAGAGGTTACTTTAATGATGAAAAACGCACAAAAGAAGCTTTTTTAAATGGACCAATAGAAGGAATCACAAATCAAAAAAGAATATATAAAACGGGTGACTTAGCAAGATTTATGCCTAACGGAACTATGGAGTTCATTGGCAGAAATGACAATCAGGTTAAAATACTAGGACACAGAATAGAATTAGATGCTATAGAGAATATTATGGCTGAAATTCCAGCTGTTAAAAGTGTTAAAGCGATCGCTGATACAAATAAACAGATGATTGTTTTGTACTACGTATCTGATTCTGAAATTGATAAAAACTTTATGGAAGAACAGCTTTTAAACAAGCTTCCTAAATATATGCTTCCATCTGCTTTTATACATATGTTAAGTTTTCCATTAACTAAAAATGGTAAAATTGATAAAACTAAACTTCCAACTGTCTCATTAGATGATTTAGCGGCAAAGGATTATGCTGCTCCTCAAAATGAAACTCAGGAGAAACTGGCTGTTATCTGGCAGGAAGTTTTAAAAATTGATAAAGTTGGAATAACAGATAACTTTTTTGATTTAGGCGGACACAGTTTGCTGGCTGTCAGAGCAATCAATAGAATAAAAAAGGAATTAGGATTAAATACTTCTGTAAAAGTATTTTTTGAAAATCCTACAATTGAATCTTTATCTAATCAATTAAAAGAAGAGCAGTACAGTCCAATCGAGAAAGCAGGCTTACAAAGTTCTTATCCATTAACAACATCACAGCATAGACTTTGGGTGCTAAGTCAGGTCGAAGATGCTTCATTGGCGCATAATCTATCTATGCCTCTTCAATTTAAAGGAGAATTGAATGCTGTAAAATTGGAAGAATCATTCCGCTTTTTGATCAACAGACATGAAGCGCTGCGTACGTCTTTCAAATTTGATGAAAATGGAGAATTGCGCCAGTTTATAACTCCAATTGATGAATTGGATTTTAATCTTAAGTATATCGATTTAAGTTCTAGTACTGAAAAAGAAACAGCAATACAAGCTTATCTTTCTAAAGAAAATGCAGTTGCTTTTGATTTAGAGAAAGCGCCGCTGGTACGCATTTCATTACTTAAATCAGAAGAAAAAGAATATGTTTTCTTTATGACAATGCATCATATTATAAGTGATGGATGGTCGTCTGTGGTACTATTCAAAGAAATGTTAACCATTTACAATTCTCTTGTTGAAGAAAAAGAAATAAACTTACCAGAATTAAGAATTCAATATAAAGATTATGCAAACTGGTTAAATCAGGAATCGCAGCAAGAACATTATAAAAAATCTGAAACGTATTGGCTGGACCAATTTTCAGGATCGCTTCCTGTAATTGAATTGCCAGGTGCTAAGAAACGACCTGTAGTGAAAACTTATAATGGGAATTATTTAAATTATCAGTTTTCTAAAGAGTTTACAGAAAAATTAAATGCTTTTTCTCAAAAACAAGATGCTACTTTATTTATGACATTGATGGCAGGAGTCAATGCCTTGTTAAAAAGATATACAGGACAAAATGATATTATTATTGGTTCTCCAATTGCGGGAAGAGATCATTCTGATTTAGAGAATCAAATAGGACTTTATCTAAATACTCTGGCTTTACGAACAAGAATAGGCGAAGGTTTTACTTTCCTGGATTTACTGCGTCATGAAAAACAGTTGATATTAGACGGTTATGAGCATCAAAAATATGCATTTGATGAACTTGTAGATAAACTTGAAATGAAACGCGACAGCAGCAGATCGGCTTTGTTTGATATTGTGGTTGTACTGCAAAACCAGTCAAAACTTAACAATTTTGACAACGAAAAGTTATTAGGAATTGTAATTGAGGATCAAAAAGTAACGCATACAAAAGCGCAGTTTGATTTGATCTTTGCTTTTATGGAAACTGAGAATTTATTATTAAGCATTGAGTACAATACAGATATTTATGACAAGCTTTTTATAGAAAATCTATTTATTCATTTTGAGAAACTACTTTTATTATTAATTGATAAGCCTGAAAATGAAATAATGGCTGCTGATTATTTATCTAACAAAGAAAAACAGCAGATTTTAGTTGATTTTAATGATATCGAAGCAGGGTATCCTAAAGAAAAAACCATTGTAGATTTATTTGAAGAACAGGCTGCCAAAACTCCGGATAATACTGCATTAGTTTTTGAAAACACAAAACTTACTTATTCAGAACTTAATGAACAAGCCAATCAGCTTGGGCATTATTTAAGAGAGAAATACAAAATTCAGCCAGATGATTTATTAGGCATAAAATTAGACAGAAGCGAAAAATTAATAGTTTCAATTTTAGCTGTTTTAAAATCAGGAGGAGCTTATGTGCCTATTGATCCAAGTTATCCTGAAAGCAGAAAAGAGTATATCGAAAAAGATAGTAATTGTAAAGTTATTATTGATGAAGCTGAATTAGAAAAATTTAGTTCAGAAAAAAATAAATATTCAAAAGCTAATTTAGATCAGTATATAAAATCTAATAATCTTGCTTATGTAATTTATACTTCTGGAACAACGGGTAATCCGAAGGGTTCATTATTAGAACATAAAAACGTTGTGCGATTATTTTTTACAGACAAACCTTTATTTGATTTTAATGAAGATGATGTCTGGACTATGTTTCACTCTTACAGTTTTGATTTTTCTGTTTGGGAAATTTACGGTGCCTTACTTTATGGAGGAAAATTAGTTGTAGTTTCTAAAGAATTAGCTCAAAATACTCCAGGATTTGTAGAATTAATCTACAACGAATCTGTAACTATATTAAATCAGACACCTCTTGCATTTTATAATTTTATAGAGTGCGAAAAAGTCTGCCCAAAAAGAGATTTAAAACTTAGATATATAATTTTTGGCGGTGAGGCTTTAAATCCGGCAATGCTTTCCAGCTGGCACAATAAATATCCTGATGCTAAATTGATAAACATGTATGGTATTACAGAAACTACTGTGCATGTAACTTACAAAGAAATAGGAAAAAAAGAAATTGATTTAGGACAGTCAAATATTGGTAAACCAATACCAACACTAAGCTGTTTAATTCTGGATGAATTTAAAAATATAGTTCCGGCAGGAGTTATTGGCGAAATGTATATTGGCGGTTCAGGTTTAGCAAGAGGATATCTAAATCGCCCGGAACTTACTGCTGAAAGATTTATAGTAAATCCGTTTAACCCAGAAGAAAGACTTTATAAAACTGGAGATCTTGGCAGATGGCAGACAGATGGAAATATTGAATACATAGGCAGAATCGATAATCAGGTAAAAATTAGAGGCCATCGTATAGAATTGGGAGAAATAGAAGCTGTTTTATTGGGATACTCAAGCGATATCAGACAGTTTGTAGTAGATACCTGCGAATTAAATGGAGATAAAATTTTAGTTGCCTATTATGTTTCAGATACTGAAGTAGATAAAGCATCACTTCGCAGCTATATCCAGCAGCAGCTGCCAGAGTATATGGTTCCAAATTTCTTTGTAGCTATGGATGCCATTCCTTTAACCGGAAATGGTAAAGTTGATAGAAAATTACTTCCTGGAGTTATTGAAAGTGATTTAATTAAAACAGAATATACAGCGCCAAGAAATGAAGAAGAAAAAGCATTAGTAGAAGTCTGGACAGAAGTTTTAAAGTATGAAAAAATTGGAGTAAAAGACAATTTTTATAATCTGGGAGGTGATTCTATTAAATCTATCCTGATTATTTCTAAATTAAAACAACGCGGTTATGTATTGAAGATTGATAATATATTACGAAATCCAGTATTAGAAGATCTGGCTCGATTTGTTGTAACAATTACAAATAATATCGAGCAAATCGAAACAACAGGCGAAGTAGAATTAACACCAATTCAGCATTACTTTTTTGAAACCGAAACCATACCAAACAAAAATCATTACAATCAGTCAGTACTGTTAAAAAGTAAAGAAGAGCTGGAACCATCTGTACTAGAGCGTTCAATTGCTTCTTTAGTAAAACATCATGATGCTTTGCGAATGGTTTATAAACAAACTGATACGAGCTGGGAACAGTTTAATGAAGATGCTTCAGATGTTCATTATAAAATTAATTTTTATGATTTAAGAGAAGAATCAGATCAATTATCTGCTTTAAACAAACTAGGAAATGAGCTTCAGTCTTCATTTGATATCAGCTCAGGAGTTTTGGTTCATGTGGGGCATTTTAGAATGTCTGACGGAGACAGACTGGCTTTAATAATTCAGCATTTAGTTGTCGATGGCGTATCATGGCGTATTTTGTTAGAAGATTTATCAAATCTGTATGATTCTTATAAGTCAGACAGCGAAGTTAAATTACCAGCAAAAACAGATTCATTTCAGCGCTGGGCATACTTGCAGAAAGATTTTGCAAAGAGCAGAGAGATGCAGTTACAAAGAAAATATTGGGAAGAAATCAGTAAAGAACAAGTACCAGTACTATCTACAGACTATGACCAAGAATCTGAAACAGTTAGTATAGATACAAAAAAAGGTTTTGTATTAGATCGATTAATAACTGAAAAACTGCAGACACAGGTTCATAATGTATACAATACAGAAATAAATGATATCCTTTTAACGGGACTAGGTCAGGCGATACAAGAAGTTTTTGATGTTAGCAAGACTGCAGTAAAAATGGAAGGTCATGGCCGTGAAGAAATTATTGATGGAGTAGATATTGGTCGTACGGTTGGCTGGTTTACAAGTATTTACCCATTTGTTTTAAATGTGTCAGGAAATAATCCATTGGTTTCTGTTAAAGAATCATTGCGTAAAATTCCAAATAAAGGGATAGGTTATGGTATTTTAAATTATCTGGATGCGCCTTTTGAATCTTCTTTACTTCCAAGTGTTCAATTCAACTACCTTGGAGATTTTGGTTCAAATTCCGGAGAGTCTGATAATGAAACCATATTTGAATTTGCAGGAGAGAGCATTGGTTCATCTATAGATATTAAAAATAGCCAAAGTACTATTTTATTAGATGTTTCAGGAATGATGGTAGCAGGTGAACTGAATATTAATATTGGGTACTCTGCAAAAAAATATTCACAAGAAACAATAGACAGACTTACAGATGCTTATCAAAATAAACTTGTAAAACTTATAACAGAACTTTCACAAACGAAAGAATCTCAGCTTACACCTTCGGATTTGACTTATAGTAATTTGTCTTATGAAGAATTAGTACAGCTAAATAAAGACAATAACATTGAAGATGTTTACGAGTTATCTCCGTTGCAGCAAGGTTTATACTATCATTGGTTAGTAGACAAAACCAGTCCAATGTATTTTGAGCAGATGTCTTACAGCTTAAATGCAAAAGGATTATCTATTGAATCTGTTAGAAAAGCTTTTAATGAACTAATCTCAAGATACTCAGTTTTAAGAACAGCTTTTGTCAATAATCTTGCAGAATTGCCATTGCAGGTTGTTTATAAATCTGCAGAAGGTCATTTCTCACACGAAAAAGTTGTAAAAAATGATAATGAGACTATTGAAAATTTCATAGAAAGAAGGAAAAAAGAAGACAGAGCATCTGGATTTAATTTTGAAGAACCTTCACTAATGAGATTGAAAGTTTTGGAGCTCGAAGACGATCATTTCGTATTCATCTGGAGTCACCACCATATTTTGATGGATGGCTGGTGTATGAGTATTTTGATTAATGATTTTGGAAATATTATAGATGCCATTTCATCTAATAAGTCGATAGATCAGCCTAAACCTGTAAAATATTCAGAGTACATAAAATGGCTGTCAAAAGTAGATAAAGAAGAATCATTAAACTACTGGAAAAATTATTTAGACGGATTGGAAACAATCATAGATATTCCGTTTAAGAAAAAACAGCCGCTAAAATTCGAAGTTAAACATTTTAATTTTGATATAAATGGAGAACTCTATCAAAGAATCAGTCAGTTATGTCAGGAGATTGGCATAACAGTTAACACTTTCGTTCAAGGAGTCTGGGGCTATTTATTATCAAGATATAATAATACACAAGATGTTGTTTTTGGGTCTGTAGTTTCTGGTCGTCCGGGAGAATTATCCGGAGTCGAAGAAATCGTTGGACTATTTATAAATACAATACCGGTAAGATTGAAATATACTAATAATGATACTCCAAAATCATTGTTAAAACAACTTCAATCAGAAGCTATAAAAAGTGCCTCACATCATTACATGAATTTGTCTGATGTTCAGTCTCAAAGTATTTTAGGAGTAGAACTGATTAAAAATTTAATGGTTTTTGAAAACTATTTTGTTCAGGAAACTGCCGCTGATACTTCTGAAGAATATCACGATAAACAAACCATAAATGTAGAAGAAGTAAAAACCTTTGAACAAACAAATTATGACTTTACGATTATTGTAAATCCATCAAATTCTGAATTAAAGATAGATTTCAGCTATAATTCAGAAGCCTTTGAAAAAGAAGCGATAAAAAATATTTCGCAGCATTTTATCAATATAGTAGAACAATTCAGTAAAGAGGATGATGTAAAATTAGGTGATGTAGTCTATTTAACAGAAGATGAAAAACACAAGATATTAGTAGATTTCAATGATACTGAATCAGCATTTCCAAAAGATAAAACAGTAATTGAATTGTTTGAGGAACAAGTTAAAAAAGCTCCTGATAACATTGCAGTCTCTTTTGAAGATTGTATTCTGACTTATCGTGAATTAGATAATCTGACAGATAAAATGGCCGGGTTTTTAACAGCTCACTCAGATATTAAAAAAGGAGATCTTGCGGCAATTAAACTAGAAAGAAGCGAATATCTGATTGTATCAATTTTAGCAGTCTTAAAAATAGGCGCGACTTATGTTCCTTTAGATGTCAATTATCCTGAAAATAGAATAAATACTATTGTCGAAGAAACAAAAGCCAAAGTATTAATAGATCAACAAATTATAAACGATTTTAATTTAAACAAAGAAAATTTATCGGCAGTCAAATTAAATATTGACAGATCTAGTGATGATTTAGCTTATGTAATTTATACATCAGGATCTACAGGTACACCAAAAGGAGTAATGATATCAAACAAAAGTCTGGTTAATTTATGTTTTTGGCATACTAAGACATATGAAGTCAATGCTCAGAGCCGAGGTACCCTGTATGCAGGAGTTGCTTTTGATGCATCAGTTTGGGAAATCTTCCCTTATTTAATCTCTGGAGCTTCATTGTATCCTATTCAGGATGATGAGACAAGATTTCAAATAGAAAATCTGGTTTCTTTCTTAAAAACAAATAAGATTACCCATTCTTACATTCCTTCAAAAATTTGTCAGGATATAATAGAAGAAAATGTATCAGGGTTAGAGACCAAATTACTAACAGGCGGGGAAGCTTTAGTTTACTCAAAAGATAGCAATCTGAAAATCTATAATAATTACGGACCTACAGAAAATACAGTAGTGGCTACTTATTATGATTGTCAGTCTAAAACAGATAAAAATGTTCCTATTGGAAAACCAATATCAAATGTTCAGGTTTATATATTAAACGATAAACTTAACATGCAGCCTGTTGGCGTAATAGGAGAGTTATGTATCTCGGGAGAAAGCCTTTCTAATGGATATTTGAATAATGAAGAGCTTACAAACGAAAAATTCATTGAAAATCCATTTAAATCTGGTCAAAAAATTTATAAAACAGGTGATTTGGCACGCTGGTTACCAGATGGGAATATTGAATTTATGGGAAGAATAGATGGTCAGGTAAAAATTCGAGGCTACAGAATAGAATTAGGAGAAATCGAAAAACAACTGTTATCTCAGGAAGGAATTAAACATTCTGTAGTTCTTGTTAAAGAAATTAAAGGCGAAAAATGTTTAGTAGCTTATTATGTGTCAGATTATGAGCTTGATAAGAAGATTTTGACCGAAAATCTAAGCAAAATGCTGCCAGATTACATGATACCTGCTTACTATGTACAATTAGATGTTATCCCTTTAACAACAAACGATAAAGTAGACAGAAAAGCTCTCCCGGATGTAGATGATACTGATTTAATCAGAGAAGAATATATAGCTCCTGATACCGAAGAAGAGTTTAAACTTATTGAAGTCTGGAAACGAGTTCTGGATATAGACAAAATAGGAGTAAACGACAACTTTTTTGCTCTGGGCGGTAACAGTATTAAAGCAATGATGATTATTGGAGGAATTAACAAAACGCTGGGCGTAAAGATAAACTTAGAAACATTCTTTTTAAACCCTACTGTAAAAGCCCTGGCATTAGAAATATCAAACAAAGCCTGGTACGAGTATCAATTGAGTGAAGAGAATATATCAGACAAAGTAGTTATTTAATAAGTAAAAAATCGAATAAAATGGAACTAAATACAAATCAATATTATTTAAAATTAAACGTAGCAATTGAATCGTTAGTAGATAAATGGTATGCTTGGTCATACTTAATATCGCCTGCAACTGCAGCAATGAACATAAAAGACAGACATTTAAAAATCATGGAATCCTATATCAAGAATCCTAGTGTACATGCCGCTGCTGTCGAAAATCCTAAAATGTTAGGCGGACCATTTATTGATTATAAAGGAAAAAGAGTAGATGAAATTAAGTCTCTATACGATGAAACCTTAGAAAAAAGAGCTGATTTACTAGAGTTAAGAGAAGCAATTTTAGAACTAAATGAAATATTAAGAAAAGAAGCCAAAGGATATTCTTTAAACCTTTTATATGACAAAGTTCCTGAAATTTTAAAAGGTTATGTTGAGTTATATTATGACCTTAACAATAATCCAAATTTCAGATTTTTTGAAAATTTATTGTATAAAAGTAAATATTACGATGAGTCAGCACAAACGATCTCTTTACAATTAGTAGAAGCAGATGACTCCCGTTCTTTTGTTTTAAGTACGCCAAGATTAGATGACGATAATTTAGTTCACTTAGATATACCATTTAAATCAGAAGTTATAGATGAACTTTTTAAAATGAAAGAAACTCCAAATGATTACAATAAAATAAAACAACTTTTAGGAGTAAGTGATAATCAGGAAGAATTGTTTAAACAATTTTTTACAAAAGAAGCACCGCCAAAATTTACAAAATATAGTGGTTCTGGAGTTAGAACAAGATATTTTGGACATGCATGTGTTCTGGTAGAAACAAATGAGATTTCTATTCTTGTTGATCCGGTAATTAGTTATGACGGATACGAAAAAGAAGTTAACAGATATACAATCAGCGATTTACCGGATCAAATAGATTATGTATTGATAACACATAATCATCAGGATCATATATTGTTAGAGACTTTATTACAGTTAAGACATCGTATCAAACATATAATTGTTCCCAGCAGCGGAAAAGGAAACCTGCAGGATCCAAGTATCAAAATGATGTTTAATGCCATTGGTTTTAACAATGTAATCCAATTAGACGAAATGCAAAATATTGAAATGCATGGCTGTACTATAACCGGATTACCATTTTTAGGAGAACATTCGGATATCGATATTAGAAGTAAATTATGCTATCATATTGCATTGCATAATGATTTAAAAATTCTATTTACAGCAGACTCCTGCAATATTGAACCTAAAATTTATCAAAAAATCCATGAAGTTCTTGGAGATGCAGATGTTTTATTTTTAGGTATGGA includes:
- a CDS encoding MBL fold metallo-hydrolase — translated: MELNTNQYYLKLNVAIESLVDKWYAWSYLISPATAAMNIKDRHLKIMESYIKNPSVHAAAVENPKMLGGPFIDYKGKRVDEIKSLYDETLEKRADLLELREAILELNEILRKEAKGYSLNLLYDKVPEILKGYVELYYDLNNNPNFRFFENLLYKSKYYDESAQTISLQLVEADDSRSFVLSTPRLDDDNLVHLDIPFKSEVIDELFKMKETPNDYNKIKQLLGVSDNQEELFKQFFTKEAPPKFTKYSGSGVRTRYFGHACVLVETNEISILVDPVISYDGYEKEVNRYTISDLPDQIDYVLITHNHQDHILLETLLQLRHRIKHIIVPSSGKGNLQDPSIKMMFNAIGFNNVIQLDEMQNIEMHGCTITGLPFLGEHSDIDIRSKLCYHIALHNDLKILFTADSCNIEPKIYQKIHEVLGDADVLFLGMECDGAPLSWLYGPLMPEKLDREKDLSRRLAGCDSKQGMSLVDIFKPRNVFVYAMGLEPWLEFISSIKYTDESRPIVESNQLVAECIERGIDAERLFGEKTIEYK
- a CDS encoding non-ribosomal peptide synthetase — protein: MKVLSLKKAKTEEFLNRFLNENQNTDSNTFFEGVHIKSESKTNSQIELDLDVNDVTRIQEICNGSDILMYNFYSCTLSILLQKYEETSIFISRLSQFEDYIENDHEFFVLRHQLDKNENFKGLFSTGKIALLESIENSFDLEIFKDSFLNFQDFKNKIPFGIAVNDTDSDILDIAGTLFVFDFKSNTPSLKIVCKGEMIDNDLLYVFADNFNKLLSEILQNLYEPINKLEFRGNKEQQLLNTINLPETDFSLNKNIIELLAEQCKNQAEKIAISCKEQHITYKELDQKTNKLARYIQNEFSAGKDDLFGIMLSRSINMVSGILSVWKTGSAYVPVAVNLGDDALQHIIENSNLKAVITDDSSVLEQLKRLPIDVPVIDLKAVEPVLKDLSDLPLNVTIGSEDLAYVIYTSGSTGRPKGAMIEHYGMLNHILSKVTEMNIHEESVVAQNAPHTFDISVWQFFAPLAAGATSVIYDEETILEINEFVNSIAKDKVTLLELVPSYLLEILNYLENEDNEITLHLDTLILNAETLTKAMVKRWLDAYPQIPIVNTYGATEVSDDMSHFFMQEVPQSYSVPVMKQPIQNFEVHILDENRERVPVGVKGEIYLAGPCVGRGYFNDEKRTKEAFLNGPIEGITNQKRIYKTGDLARFMPNGTMEFIGRNDNQVKILGHRIELDAIENIMAEIPAVKSVKAIADTNKQMIVLYYVSDSEIDKNFMEEQLLNKLPKYMLPSAFIHMLSFPLTKNGKIDKTKLPTVSLDDLAAKDYAAPQNETQEKLAVIWQEVLKIDKVGITDNFFDLGGHSLLAVRAINRIKKELGLNTSVKVFFENPTIESLSNQLKEEQYSPIEKAGLQSSYPLTTSQHRLWVLSQVEDASLAHNLSMPLQFKGELNAVKLEESFRFLINRHEALRTSFKFDENGELRQFITPIDELDFNLKYIDLSSSTEKETAIQAYLSKENAVAFDLEKAPLVRISLLKSEEKEYVFFMTMHHIISDGWSSVVLFKEMLTIYNSLVEEKEINLPELRIQYKDYANWLNQESQQEHYKKSETYWLDQFSGSLPVIELPGAKKRPVVKTYNGNYLNYQFSKEFTEKLNAFSQKQDATLFMTLMAGVNALLKRYTGQNDIIIGSPIAGRDHSDLENQIGLYLNTLALRTRIGEGFTFLDLLRHEKQLILDGYEHQKYAFDELVDKLEMKRDSSRSALFDIVVVLQNQSKLNNFDNEKLLGIVIEDQKVTHTKAQFDLIFAFMETENLLLSIEYNTDIYDKLFIENLFIHFEKLLLLLIDKPENEIMAADYLSNKEKQQILVDFNDIEAGYPKEKTIVDLFEEQAAKTPDNTALVFENTKLTYSELNEQANQLGHYLREKYKIQPDDLLGIKLDRSEKLIVSILAVLKSGGAYVPIDPSYPESRKEYIEKDSNCKVIIDEAELEKFSSEKNKYSKANLDQYIKSNNLAYVIYTSGTTGNPKGSLLEHKNVVRLFFTDKPLFDFNEDDVWTMFHSYSFDFSVWEIYGALLYGGKLVVVSKELAQNTPGFVELIYNESVTILNQTPLAFYNFIECEKVCPKRDLKLRYIIFGGEALNPAMLSSWHNKYPDAKLINMYGITETTVHVTYKEIGKKEIDLGQSNIGKPIPTLSCLILDEFKNIVPAGVIGEMYIGGSGLARGYLNRPELTAERFIVNPFNPEERLYKTGDLGRWQTDGNIEYIGRIDNQVKIRGHRIELGEIEAVLLGYSSDIRQFVVDTCELNGDKILVAYYVSDTEVDKASLRSYIQQQLPEYMVPNFFVAMDAIPLTGNGKVDRKLLPGVIESDLIKTEYTAPRNEEEKALVEVWTEVLKYEKIGVKDNFYNLGGDSIKSILIISKLKQRGYVLKIDNILRNPVLEDLARFVVTITNNIEQIETTGEVELTPIQHYFFETETIPNKNHYNQSVLLKSKEELEPSVLERSIASLVKHHDALRMVYKQTDTSWEQFNEDASDVHYKINFYDLREESDQLSALNKLGNELQSSFDISSGVLVHVGHFRMSDGDRLALIIQHLVVDGVSWRILLEDLSNLYDSYKSDSEVKLPAKTDSFQRWAYLQKDFAKSREMQLQRKYWEEISKEQVPVLSTDYDQESETVSIDTKKGFVLDRLITEKLQTQVHNVYNTEINDILLTGLGQAIQEVFDVSKTAVKMEGHGREEIIDGVDIGRTVGWFTSIYPFVLNVSGNNPLVSVKESLRKIPNKGIGYGILNYLDAPFESSLLPSVQFNYLGDFGSNSGESDNETIFEFAGESIGSSIDIKNSQSTILLDVSGMMVAGELNINIGYSAKKYSQETIDRLTDAYQNKLVKLITELSQTKESQLTPSDLTYSNLSYEELVQLNKDNNIEDVYELSPLQQGLYYHWLVDKTSPMYFEQMSYSLNAKGLSIESVRKAFNELISRYSVLRTAFVNNLAELPLQVVYKSAEGHFSHEKVVKNDNETIENFIERRKKEDRASGFNFEEPSLMRLKVLELEDDHFVFIWSHHHILMDGWCMSILINDFGNIIDAISSNKSIDQPKPVKYSEYIKWLSKVDKEESLNYWKNYLDGLETIIDIPFKKKQPLKFEVKHFNFDINGELYQRISQLCQEIGITVNTFVQGVWGYLLSRYNNTQDVVFGSVVSGRPGELSGVEEIVGLFINTIPVRLKYTNNDTPKSLLKQLQSEAIKSASHHYMNLSDVQSQSILGVELIKNLMVFENYFVQETAADTSEEYHDKQTINVEEVKTFEQTNYDFTIIVNPSNSELKIDFSYNSEAFEKEAIKNISQHFINIVEQFSKEDDVKLGDVVYLTEDEKHKILVDFNDTESAFPKDKTVIELFEEQVKKAPDNIAVSFEDCILTYRELDNLTDKMAGFLTAHSDIKKGDLAAIKLERSEYLIVSILAVLKIGATYVPLDVNYPENRINTIVEETKAKVLIDQQIINDFNLNKENLSAVKLNIDRSSDDLAYVIYTSGSTGTPKGVMISNKSLVNLCFWHTKTYEVNAQSRGTLYAGVAFDASVWEIFPYLISGASLYPIQDDETRFQIENLVSFLKTNKITHSYIPSKICQDIIEENVSGLETKLLTGGEALVYSKDSNLKIYNNYGPTENTVVATYYDCQSKTDKNVPIGKPISNVQVYILNDKLNMQPVGVIGELCISGESLSNGYLNNEELTNEKFIENPFKSGQKIYKTGDLARWLPDGNIEFMGRIDGQVKIRGYRIELGEIEKQLLSQEGIKHSVVLVKEIKGEKCLVAYYVSDYELDKKILTENLSKMLPDYMIPAYYVQLDVIPLTTNDKVDRKALPDVDDTDLIREEYIAPDTEEEFKLIEVWKRVLDIDKIGVNDNFFALGGNSIKAMMIIGGINKTLGVKINLETFFLNPTVKALALEISNKAWYEYQLSEENISDKVVI